The uncultured Desulfobulbus sp. genome window below encodes:
- the cas7c gene encoding type I-C CRISPR-associated protein Cas7/Csd2 codes for MSLDYKIDFAIILSVKNANPNGDPLNGNRPRTDYDGFGEISDVCLKRKIRDRLQADGYPIFVQSDEKKTDGMPSLKARAEAVLGKDALDGKKTSPEKTAHLACAQWIDVRTFGQLFAFSGKKKKGGEEDASGVSIPIRGPVTIHSAFSVEPVSITSTQITKSVSGEGDGSKRGSDTMGMKHRVDRAVYFTVGSMNPQLAERTGFSNEDAEAIKTMLPKLFEGDASSARPEGSMAVEKIIWWKHSSKAGQYSSAKVHRTLTVNADGSYKLQQLDGLTPEEIDGF; via the coding sequence ATGAGCCTTGATTACAAAATTGATTTTGCCATTATTCTCAGTGTGAAAAATGCCAACCCCAATGGTGACCCTTTAAACGGTAATCGGCCGCGAACAGACTATGATGGTTTTGGCGAGATATCCGATGTTTGCTTAAAACGTAAAATTCGTGATCGTTTACAGGCTGATGGTTATCCCATTTTTGTACAGTCGGATGAAAAAAAGACTGATGGCATGCCGAGCTTAAAGGCCCGTGCAGAAGCTGTGCTTGGCAAAGACGCTCTTGACGGCAAAAAAACATCTCCCGAGAAAACGGCGCATTTAGCCTGTGCGCAATGGATCGATGTGAGAACATTTGGGCAATTGTTTGCTTTTTCAGGGAAGAAGAAAAAAGGGGGAGAGGAGGATGCGAGTGGGGTTTCCATCCCAATTCGTGGACCGGTAACCATCCATTCTGCTTTTAGTGTGGAACCTGTAAGTATTACCAGCACTCAAATCACTAAAAGTGTCAGTGGCGAAGGGGATGGCTCAAAACGGGGCTCAGATACCATGGGGATGAAGCATCGAGTCGATCGAGCCGTTTATTTTACAGTGGGTAGCATGAACCCGCAATTGGCTGAACGGACAGGGTTTAGCAATGAAGATGCTGAGGCGATCAAAACAATGTTACCCAAATTATTTGAGGGGGACGCTTCTTCTGCCCGTCCGGAAGGAAGCATGGCTGTGGAAAAAATAATTTGGTGGAAGCATAGCAGTAAAGCAGGGCAATACTCTTCCGCTAAAGTTCATCGGACATTAACTGTCAATGCTGATGGATCATATAAACTACAGCAACTAGATGGATTGACTCCCGAAGAGATTGATGGGTTTTGA
- a CDS encoding virulence protein RhuM/Fic/DOC family protein: MEFQLDTQTSSTGSDVILLYQTDDEQVHLHVQLREDTVWLTQAQMVELFQRDKRTISEHVRNVFKEGELVEGAVVRKSRITATDGKSYQTNTYNLDVIISVGYRVKSQRGTQFRIWASSILKEYLIKGYALNQRRLHEQGVAELRGALDLIAATLEQHHLTEATGMAVVQLVRRYGISWRLLLQYDEDQLDIPAGINQRESVHFDLAVVRESIACLRSELAECGEVTGLFGQERGQSLEGILGAIHQTFGGQDLYASLEEKAAHLLYFVIKDHPFSDGNKRIGSFLFLLYLQENGLVEMVRFDNKALVALALLVAASDPAQKELLIRLIVNLLVDPTSPSQGSPND, from the coding sequence ATGGAATTCCAACTTGATACCCAAACATCATCAACTGGATCTGACGTCATTCTTCTCTACCAAACTGATGACGAGCAGGTACACCTTCACGTCCAGTTGCGGGAAGATACCGTGTGGCTAACCCAAGCCCAGATGGTGGAATTGTTTCAGCGGGATAAGCGTACCATTTCCGAGCATGTGCGGAATGTCTTCAAAGAAGGGGAACTCGTTGAAGGGGCAGTTGTCCGGAAATCCCGGATAACTGCCACCGATGGAAAATCCTATCAGACAAATACCTATAATCTCGATGTCATCATCTCCGTCGGCTACCGTGTTAAATCACAGCGCGGTACCCAGTTCCGTATCTGGGCCTCCTCCATCCTGAAAGAATATCTTATCAAAGGCTATGCCCTCAACCAGCGGCGACTACACGAGCAAGGCGTAGCTGAATTGCGCGGAGCATTGGACCTTATTGCGGCAACTTTAGAGCAGCATCATTTGACGGAAGCAACTGGGATGGCTGTGGTCCAGCTGGTGCGACGGTATGGAATTAGCTGGCGTTTGTTACTCCAATACGATGAAGACCAGCTCGACATACCTGCCGGTATTAACCAGCGGGAATCAGTGCATTTTGATCTGGCGGTTGTCCGTGAGAGTATTGCCTGTCTGCGTTCGGAGCTGGCAGAATGTGGGGAGGTTACAGGGCTGTTTGGGCAAGAACGAGGGCAGAGCCTAGAGGGAATCCTCGGTGCCATTCATCAAACCTTTGGAGGACAGGATCTTTACGCTTCTCTTGAAGAAAAGGCTGCCCACCTCCTCTACTTTGTGATCAAAGATCACCCCTTCAGCGATGGGAACAAGCGCATCGGTTCTTTTCTTTTCCTGCTCTATTTACAGGAAAATGGCCTGGTGGAGATGGTCCGTTTCGACAATAAGGCGCTTGTGGCCCTGGCCTTGCTGGTTGCAGCTTCCGACCCTGCGCAAAAAGAACTGCTTATTCGACTTATCGTGAACCTTTTGGTTGATCCGACCAGTCCTTCCCAAGGTAGCCCCAATGACTGA
- the cas4 gene encoding CRISPR-associated protein Cas4: MTDPATGFQSSDNSGKLLYAEDDLVMISALQHYLFCPRQCALIHIEQQWQENRFTAEGRILHERVHGGGRESRRTMRVEFDVPIRSLLLGIIGRADIVEFYLQEDELWLPLPVEYKRGRPKKDDSDRVQLCAQALCLEEMLGCEIEKGALYYGQKKRRAEVIFDADLRATTSKTAAAVHILLKERRTPSPHYSKRCESCSFLSTCLPKVASQKRVSKYVKQMVEG, translated from the coding sequence ATGACTGATCCTGCCACAGGTTTTCAATCTTCTGATAATTCAGGGAAATTATTATACGCCGAAGACGATCTAGTCATGATTTCAGCCCTGCAGCATTATCTGTTTTGTCCTCGCCAATGTGCGCTTATCCACATAGAGCAGCAGTGGCAGGAAAATAGATTTACTGCCGAAGGGCGTATCCTGCACGAGCGTGTTCATGGCGGTGGTCGTGAATCCCGTCGGACTATGCGGGTGGAGTTTGACGTTCCAATTCGTTCATTATTGCTTGGCATCATTGGGAGGGCCGATATCGTTGAATTTTATTTGCAGGAAGACGAACTTTGGCTTCCGCTCCCGGTAGAATACAAACGTGGGCGTCCCAAAAAGGATGATTCGGACCGGGTACAACTCTGCGCCCAGGCGCTTTGTCTGGAAGAGATGCTCGGCTGCGAGATCGAAAAGGGGGCTCTGTACTACGGGCAAAAGAAACGACGTGCCGAGGTGATCTTTGATGCGGATTTGCGAGCAACGACCAGCAAAACAGCTGCAGCTGTCCACATCTTATTAAAAGAGAGGCGGACACCATCACCGCACTATAGCAAACGGTGCGAGAGCTGTTCTTTCCTCTCCACATGTTTGCCAAAGGTGGCCTCCCAAAAGCGGGTCAGCAAATATGTGAAGCAAATGGTGGAAGGATGA
- the cas1c gene encoding type I-C CRISPR-associated endonuclease Cas1c — MRKHLNTLFVTTQGAYLAKDGETVAVRIEKETALRVPVHTLESVVCFGNVGCSPFLMGMCGERNVGLSFLTENGRFLARVKGPTSGNVLLRREQYRQADDPVFSAKVAAACVLGKIANCRTVLLRGLRDHGDKVDQEAMQAAIDRLGAATRRVQEPLDLDSVRGIEGDAARVYFSAFDHLLVRNKDHFFMRQRSRRPPLDRINCLLSFLYTLLVNDIRSAVEAVGLDPAVGYLHRDRPGRAGLALDLMEEFRPLVDRMAVSMVNLGQMRENDFVFSDGGAVRMSDKARKTLLVAYQKRKQEEVVHPFLEEKMTWGLFFHIQALLFARFLRGELESYPPIFWK; from the coding sequence ATGAGAAAACACCTGAATACCCTGTTTGTAACAACCCAGGGGGCGTATCTAGCCAAAGATGGGGAAACCGTGGCTGTGCGTATCGAGAAAGAAACTGCGCTGCGGGTGCCGGTGCACACGCTGGAATCTGTGGTTTGCTTTGGCAATGTCGGCTGCAGCCCCTTTTTGATGGGGATGTGTGGTGAGCGTAATGTTGGTTTAAGTTTTTTGACGGAAAATGGACGATTTCTAGCACGGGTTAAAGGACCGACCTCGGGCAATGTACTGCTCCGCCGTGAACAATACAGGCAGGCTGATGATCCCGTTTTTTCGGCAAAGGTTGCCGCAGCCTGTGTACTTGGAAAGATCGCAAATTGCCGGACAGTGTTGTTGCGCGGGTTGCGTGATCATGGGGATAAAGTCGATCAGGAGGCCATGCAAGCGGCTATTGATCGGCTTGGTGCTGCGACCAGGCGAGTACAGGAACCCCTCGACCTTGATTCAGTTCGCGGCATTGAAGGTGATGCGGCCCGTGTATATTTTAGTGCCTTTGATCACTTGCTTGTGCGCAATAAAGACCATTTTTTCATGCGCCAACGAAGCCGTAGGCCCCCGCTTGATCGCATCAACTGTCTGCTCTCGTTTTTATATACACTCTTGGTTAATGATATTCGCTCAGCTGTCGAGGCGGTTGGCCTTGACCCGGCCGTGGGGTATTTGCACCGTGATCGTCCCGGTCGGGCAGGCTTGGCGCTTGATTTGATGGAGGAGTTTCGCCCCCTGGTGGATCGAATGGCAGTGTCCATGGTCAATTTGGGACAAATGCGCGAAAATGATTTTGTGTTCAGTGATGGCGGAGCGGTTCGTATGAGTGATAAGGCGCGTAAAACCCTGCTGGTTGCCTACCAGAAGCGAAAACAGGAAGAGGTGGTCCACCCTTTTCTTGAAGAAAAAATGACATGGGGATTGTTTTTTCATATCCAGGCGCTGTTATTTGCGCGGTTTCTGCGCGGTGAACTGGAGAGTTACCCACCAATATTCTGGAAATAG
- the cas2 gene encoding CRISPR-associated endonuclease Cas2, producing MMVLVSYDVRTSELGGAKRLRRVAKVCRNHGQRVQFSVFECIVDPAQWVNLRQALINEINPDEDSLRFYFLGANWRNRVEHIGAKESVDQEGPLII from the coding sequence ATGATGGTCTTGGTGAGTTACGACGTGCGGACAAGCGAACTGGGCGGGGCCAAGAGATTGCGCAGAGTGGCTAAGGTTTGCCGAAATCATGGTCAGCGGGTTCAGTTTTCCGTTTTTGAGTGTATCGTCGATCCTGCACAATGGGTCAATTTACGGCAAGCGCTTATAAACGAGATTAATCCAGATGAGGATAGCCTGCGCTTTTATTTTCTTGGGGCTAATTGGCGCAATCGCGTTGAACATATTGGTGCCAAAGAAAGTGTGGACCAGGAAGGTCCTTTGATTATTTGA
- a CDS encoding NADH:flavin oxidoreductase/NADH oxidase: protein MSALFTPFTLKDLTLRNRIAVPPMCQYTATDGMPNDWHRVHYPTLARGGAGLVIVEATAVSPEGRITPACLGLWNDAQAEVHAELAASIRAAGAVPGLQIGHAGRKASANLPWEGDDHIAGDDPRAWDTISPSATAFGANLPKVPKAMSQTDIERVKEDFVVAAKRALQAGYQWLELHFAHGYLGQSFFSVHANKRDDQYGGDAQGRGRFLLETLAAVRTVWPENLPLTARFGVIEFDGRDEETMAEAIGLTQQFRDNGLDFLSVSLGFSTPEANIPWGPGFMGPIAGRVRQETGLPVASAWGFGRPDLAEYAIKNNQLDLVMVGRSHLENPHWPYLAAKELGIEKPSWVLPPSYAHWLERYAL, encoded by the coding sequence ATGTCTGCACTTTTTACCCCCTTCACCCTCAAAGACCTCACCCTGAGAAATCGTATCGCTGTTCCGCCCATGTGCCAATACACGGCCACCGATGGCATGCCTAATGACTGGCATCGGGTCCATTATCCCACCCTTGCCCGCGGAGGCGCGGGACTGGTTATCGTCGAAGCCACGGCAGTCTCTCCCGAAGGACGGATCACCCCGGCCTGCCTTGGTCTCTGGAATGATGCGCAGGCCGAGGTTCACGCAGAGCTCGCAGCGAGCATTCGAGCAGCCGGGGCCGTTCCCGGTTTGCAGATTGGCCATGCAGGCAGAAAGGCGAGCGCCAACCTGCCTTGGGAGGGGGATGATCATATCGCAGGGGATGATCCCCGCGCTTGGGACACCATCTCACCGTCAGCGACCGCTTTTGGCGCCAACCTGCCCAAGGTCCCCAAAGCAATGAGCCAGACTGATATTGAACGGGTTAAGGAAGATTTTGTTGTTGCGGCCAAACGAGCCCTGCAGGCTGGCTACCAGTGGCTGGAGCTCCATTTTGCCCATGGCTATCTTGGACAAAGCTTTTTCAGTGTCCATGCCAATAAACGTGATGATCAATACGGGGGAGATGCCCAGGGACGAGGACGATTTTTGCTGGAAACCCTGGCTGCGGTCCGTACGGTCTGGCCAGAGAACCTGCCGTTAACCGCCCGCTTTGGGGTGATTGAATTTGATGGCCGGGATGAGGAAACCATGGCAGAAGCCATCGGACTTACCCAGCAGTTCCGAGACAATGGCCTGGATTTTTTGAGTGTCAGCCTGGGCTTTTCCACACCCGAGGCCAATATCCCCTGGGGACCAGGTTTCATGGGGCCGATCGCCGGGCGTGTTCGCCAGGAAACCGGTCTGCCCGTGGCCTCTGCCTGGGGGTTTGGTCGCCCGGACCTTGCCGAGTACGCGATCAAAAACAACCAGCTCGACCTGGTTATGGTGGGCCGCTCTCATTTAGAAAATCCCCACTGGCCTTATCTTGCAGCGAAGGAATTGGGTATTGAAAAGCCTTCATGGGTGTTACCGCCTTCCTATGCTCATTGGCTGGAGCGGTATGCTCTGTAA
- a CDS encoding nitroreductase family protein: MELLEAIHTRRSIRKYLQKDIPEELVQQILAAAMMAPSAGDERPWQFIIVSEKEIKEQIKAAHPYAGMVVNAPLGILICGDLSKQKHEGFWVQDCSAAMQNLLLAAHALGLGAVWTGIYPVEDRVKQCRTIFNLPEEIIPFGLAVMGWPDQSVKTPDRFDSSRIHHETW; the protein is encoded by the coding sequence ATGGAACTCTTAGAAGCAATACACACGAGAAGAAGTATCAGAAAATACCTGCAAAAAGATATTCCAGAAGAGCTGGTTCAACAAATTCTGGCAGCGGCGATGATGGCCCCGAGCGCAGGAGACGAACGGCCTTGGCAATTTATCATTGTCAGCGAAAAAGAAATTAAAGAACAGATCAAGGCCGCCCACCCTTACGCGGGCATGGTGGTCAATGCACCACTGGGCATACTGATCTGCGGCGATCTGAGCAAGCAAAAGCACGAGGGATTCTGGGTCCAGGACTGTTCTGCAGCCATGCAAAACCTGCTGCTCGCCGCCCATGCTCTTGGCTTGGGGGCGGTGTGGACAGGGATTTACCCGGTGGAAGATCGGGTCAAACAATGTAGGACAATCTTCAACCTCCCTGAAGAGATCATCCCCTTTGGCCTGGCAGTGATGGGCTGGCCGGATCAAAGCGTCAAAACACCAGATCGGTTTGATTCCAGCCGCATCCACCACGAGACCTGGTAA
- a CDS encoding NAD(P)-dependent oxidoreductase yields MRMKTAGWIGTGQMGIPMVQNLLKAGFAVNLYNRTPEKAAPLVAAGAQQLDSPAAVVSHSDLTFLMLTNGAAISEVLEAQAGVLEGVGADTTIVDMSTISPEDSRTFAQMVAQKGGRYIDAPVSGSVGAAEAGQLVILAGALESELVELQPFFSAMGKKTIAFSEVGKGSSAKLAINLLLGITAQGIAESLLLAEKSGVELASMLELIGQSAVNTPLFQLKKDMYTRQAFPPAFALELMNKDFGLIVDQAKQTALTLPLAQKAQETYSRATKNGKGKDDMATVYLELKELNL; encoded by the coding sequence ATGCGTATGAAAACTGCAGGCTGGATAGGAACAGGGCAAATGGGAATTCCCATGGTACAAAACCTGCTCAAGGCAGGGTTTGCCGTCAACCTCTACAATCGAACTCCGGAAAAAGCGGCCCCCCTGGTGGCGGCTGGAGCCCAGCAGTTGGATTCCCCTGCTGCGGTGGTCTCTCACTCCGATCTCACCTTTCTCATGCTGACAAACGGAGCAGCTATCAGTGAGGTCCTGGAGGCCCAGGCGGGCGTTCTTGAAGGGGTAGGAGCAGACACGACCATCGTCGATATGAGCACCATCTCTCCTGAGGATTCCCGCACGTTCGCTCAGATGGTAGCCCAAAAAGGCGGTCGCTATATTGATGCTCCTGTCTCTGGTTCTGTGGGGGCTGCTGAAGCTGGCCAGTTGGTCATTCTTGCCGGAGCCTTAGAAAGCGAGCTGGTGGAACTGCAACCATTTTTCAGTGCCATGGGCAAAAAAACCATCGCCTTTAGCGAGGTCGGCAAGGGCAGCAGCGCCAAACTTGCTATCAACCTGCTGTTGGGGATTACCGCCCAGGGGATTGCCGAGTCACTGTTGCTTGCCGAAAAATCCGGGGTGGAACTGGCGAGCATGCTCGAGTTGATCGGACAATCAGCGGTCAACACCCCACTGTTTCAGCTCAAAAAGGATATGTATACCCGGCAGGCCTTTCCCCCGGCATTTGCCCTGGAACTGATGAATAAGGATTTCGGGCTCATCGTAGATCAGGCAAAACAAACCGCGCTCACCCTGCCCCTGGCCCAAAAAGCTCAGGAAACCTACAGCCGTGCCACGAAAAACGGCAAAGGTAAAGATGATATGGCCACGGTCTATCTTGAGCTCAAAGAACTTAATCTTTAA
- a CDS encoding ThiF family adenylyltransferase, protein MDRFSRIEKLLGPEPFARLQASYVVVVGLGAVGGYVVEGLARGGVGKLRGCDFDVIGTTNINRQILALETTLDRCKAEVAEERVLLINPACEVEGMQIFCDEETVQTILEPRPDMVIDAIDSLGPKVQLLKTCHERGIPTLSSMGAALRTDPTKIGFADLSKTRGCPLAKRVRKRLRRVGIEEGIGCVFSSEPVDFTYEGPQQEEIPTMAWRGCPRNVLGSMPTITGIFGLTLANQALLFLSGKDCGLLK, encoded by the coding sequence ATGGATAGGTTTTCCCGTATAGAAAAATTACTTGGCCCGGAACCCTTTGCCCGGCTGCAGGCCAGTTATGTGGTGGTGGTCGGACTCGGCGCGGTTGGTGGCTATGTGGTTGAAGGATTAGCGCGTGGCGGAGTCGGTAAGCTGCGGGGCTGCGATTTTGATGTTATCGGCACCACCAACATAAATCGTCAGATCCTCGCCTTGGAGACCACCCTGGATCGCTGTAAAGCTGAAGTTGCCGAGGAGCGGGTGCTATTGATCAACCCGGCCTGCGAGGTTGAAGGGATGCAGATATTCTGTGATGAAGAGACCGTACAGACCATTCTTGAGCCGCGCCCGGATATGGTGATCGATGCCATTGATTCTCTGGGGCCCAAGGTACAGCTTTTGAAAACCTGCCACGAACGGGGGATTCCCACGCTGTCTTCCATGGGGGCGGCCCTACGTACCGACCCAACCAAGATTGGCTTTGCCGACTTGAGCAAGACCCGGGGCTGTCCCCTGGCAAAACGGGTGCGGAAACGGCTTCGACGAGTGGGGATAGAAGAGGGGATCGGTTGTGTTTTTTCCTCGGAACCGGTCGATTTTACCTACGAGGGACCGCAGCAAGAGGAGATTCCTACCATGGCATGGCGTGGCTGTCCGCGCAATGTGTTGGGCAGTATGCCGACCATTACCGGGATCTTTGGCCTGACCCTGGCAAATCAGGCGCTGCTCTTTTTGAGCGGAAAAGACTGTGGATTACTGAAGTAG
- a CDS encoding PAS domain S-box protein produces the protein MAAASQKAQQRVLLISSYSPGFPTFFEQINGVKSIFATHDILLDVEFMDTKRFADRDNERLFHQRLSYKLSKTLPYDLVMTADDAALLFLLKTKNDFFPKQPVVFFGVNNIATAQAQNKRRDITGVIEAVSMQETIAMMRRLQPEIKRILALVDATPSGQGDLATFFQSAPSFPALRFSALNLGESTFADFAEKLQQIDNETGVLLLSAYVDATGRRLDFSDSLHLILTNLHRPLYHLWYHGLGDGILGGKVISHFEQGKAAATMALRILNGTPPESIPVSVQSPNIEVIDYNILKKYNLPLKNLPQNVDFLNKPISFYDQHKHKVWLGALCVLLQSAIIMVLVVTLQKNKRTQAALVESEDRYASLFYNNQAIIYLIDPRTGIIEDINPAACRFYGYPHEQLLGQDISFLNTRPMADLQKPMEEALEGTSSVFQFQHRLANGQLREVEVHSGPVKVGGRQLLCSIVHDISDRIQAEQTARERELFLNAILQTTAEGFVVLDGTGTIIEVNEAYCTMIGYQKNELIGRHMSTIDVHDTTEHVAERSSRIIAQGSELFCTTHQRKDGSTIPLEISVTFLADNGGQFVSFCRDLSERQQAEKKLHRALQQTQIITSNLQLGLLLVNKEDQIEFVNQTFCDLMAIEESPAQLVGISGKEMLHKFSLAFADPEKEKLRVRELIGMNVLVQNDEIHLKNNRTLLRDLVPIVIDDIPYGRLWYLNDITQLREALNARKRLERQLIQSQKMEAIGTLAGGIAHDFNNILAAVIGYAEMAHNASESGSKIEQNLSMVLDAAQRATGLVQQILAFSRQGEAKPTMVEPARIVQEAVKLLRSTIPSTITIATQITPDKQFTLADPVQLQQVVLNLCTNAFHAMEKTGGTLTLSLERCVLGPGDLLSQPQLKPGPFIRLTVADTGPGVPPLLLDKIFEPYFTTKKVGRGTGMGLAIVHGIVTAIGGCITYAGAGGTGAVFHVYFPAVDGEKTETKPGVTTDLHGNGHILLVDDEHILVEMVQEMLKRLGYRVSCCTSPTQALELFHNNPEDFAAVITDQTMPEMTGSAMAQQMLKLRPQLPVILCTGYSNLIDADEAKKIGIQKFLMKPFSRKQLGSVLKEVLLQ, from the coding sequence ATGGCTGCCGCCAGCCAAAAGGCACAGCAACGCGTTCTGCTCATAAGTTCATACAGCCCCGGTTTTCCAACTTTTTTTGAACAGATCAACGGCGTCAAATCTATCTTTGCAACACACGACATTCTCCTGGATGTCGAGTTCATGGATACAAAACGATTTGCCGACAGAGACAACGAGCGTCTTTTTCATCAGCGCCTGAGCTACAAGCTCTCCAAGACCCTCCCATACGATCTGGTCATGACCGCAGATGATGCGGCGTTGCTCTTCCTGCTTAAAACCAAAAATGATTTTTTTCCCAAGCAACCGGTGGTCTTTTTTGGGGTCAACAACATTGCCACAGCTCAGGCTCAGAATAAACGGAGGGATATAACCGGCGTCATCGAAGCGGTTTCCATGCAAGAAACCATTGCGATGATGCGCAGGCTGCAACCTGAAATCAAGCGTATCCTGGCCCTGGTCGATGCAACGCCAAGCGGTCAGGGTGACCTCGCCACCTTCTTCCAGAGCGCTCCTTCCTTCCCTGCACTTCGTTTTTCAGCGCTCAATCTTGGCGAATCCACCTTTGCGGATTTTGCCGAAAAACTCCAACAGATCGACAACGAGACCGGTGTCCTGCTGCTTTCGGCCTATGTGGATGCGACCGGTCGTCGGTTAGATTTCAGCGACAGCCTGCACCTGATCCTTACCAACCTGCATCGCCCCCTCTATCATCTCTGGTACCACGGCCTGGGTGATGGCATTTTGGGAGGCAAGGTCATCTCCCATTTTGAGCAGGGAAAGGCAGCAGCCACAATGGCACTCAGGATTCTCAACGGTACGCCCCCAGAGTCAATACCGGTGAGTGTACAAAGCCCCAATATTGAGGTCATTGATTACAATATTTTAAAGAAATATAATCTTCCTCTAAAAAATCTGCCCCAGAATGTAGATTTTCTCAACAAGCCGATCTCCTTCTACGACCAACATAAACACAAGGTCTGGCTCGGTGCGCTTTGTGTCCTGCTGCAGTCTGCCATCATCATGGTGCTGGTTGTCACCCTGCAAAAGAACAAGAGAACACAGGCTGCTCTGGTGGAAAGTGAAGACAGATACGCCAGCCTTTTCTATAACAACCAGGCGATCATCTACCTCATCGATCCGCGGACAGGAATTATTGAAGATATCAACCCGGCTGCCTGCAGATTTTATGGCTACCCTCACGAACAGCTGCTAGGCCAGGATATATCGTTTTTAAACACCCGCCCCATGGCCGATTTGCAAAAGCCCATGGAGGAAGCGCTGGAGGGGACGAGTTCCGTATTTCAGTTCCAGCATCGGCTTGCAAACGGACAACTGCGCGAGGTTGAGGTCCATTCCGGACCGGTGAAGGTGGGAGGTCGGCAACTGCTCTGTTCCATAGTTCATGATATCAGCGACAGAATCCAGGCAGAACAGACCGCCCGGGAACGGGAACTCTTTTTAAACGCCATCCTCCAGACCACAGCAGAGGGGTTCGTGGTTCTTGACGGCACCGGCACCATCATCGAGGTCAACGAAGCCTACTGCACCATGATCGGCTATCAAAAAAACGAGTTGATCGGCCGACACATGAGCACCATCGATGTACATGATACCACAGAGCATGTTGCCGAGCGCAGCAGCCGCATCATCGCTCAGGGCAGCGAACTGTTCTGCACCACCCATCAGCGTAAAGATGGCTCAACCATTCCCCTTGAAATTTCGGTCACCTTTCTTGCGGATAATGGTGGCCAGTTTGTCAGCTTTTGCCGAGATCTCTCCGAGAGGCAACAGGCTGAGAAAAAACTGCACCGGGCCCTGCAGCAAACTCAGATTATTACCTCCAATCTACAACTGGGCCTGCTCTTGGTTAACAAAGAGGATCAGATTGAATTCGTCAACCAGACCTTCTGCGATCTGATGGCCATTGAGGAGTCACCGGCACAACTGGTCGGTATTTCCGGGAAGGAAATGCTCCACAAGTTCTCTCTTGCCTTTGCAGATCCTGAAAAGGAAAAGCTCCGTGTGCGAGAACTCATAGGCATGAACGTTCTGGTTCAAAACGATGAAATTCATCTAAAAAATAATCGGACCCTGCTTCGAGATCTCGTTCCCATCGTCATTGATGATATCCCCTACGGGCGTTTATGGTACCTCAACGATATCACGCAACTGCGAGAGGCGCTCAATGCCCGCAAACGGCTGGAGCGACAACTGATCCAATCGCAAAAAATGGAAGCAATCGGCACTCTTGCCGGAGGAATAGCTCACGATTTCAACAATATACTAGCCGCAGTCATTGGCTATGCCGAAATGGCGCACAACGCCTCCGAATCAGGCAGTAAAATAGAACAAAATCTGAGTATGGTGCTTGATGCGGCACAGCGGGCCACGGGTCTGGTGCAACAGATTCTGGCCTTCAGTCGCCAGGGAGAGGCAAAACCGACCATGGTGGAACCGGCGCGTATCGTGCAGGAGGCTGTCAAACTGCTGCGTTCAACCATTCCTTCCACTATCACCATTGCAACCCAGATCACTCCTGATAAACAGTTCACCCTGGCCGATCCGGTCCAGCTGCAGCAGGTCGTGCTCAACCTCTGTACCAACGCGTTCCACGCCATGGAAAAAACGGGCGGCACGCTCACCCTTTCCCTGGAGCGCTGTGTCCTGGGCCCTGGCGATCTCCTTTCTCAGCCGCAGCTGAAACCTGGCCCCTTTATTCGGCTTACAGTTGCCGATACCGGGCCGGGTGTGCCCCCGTTGCTTCTAGACAAAATCTTCGAGCCCTACTTCACCACCAAAAAGGTAGGCCGAGGCACAGGGATGGGCCTGGCTATTGTCCATGGCATTGTGACAGCCATCGGCGGTTGCATCACCTATGCAGGTGCAGGCGGCACGGGGGCAGTTTTTCACGTGTATTTCCCCGCCGTTGACGGCGAGAAAACAGAAACGAAACCGGGAGTGACAACAGATCTCCACGGAAACGGTCACATACTGTTGGTCGATGATGAACACATACTTGTTGAAATGGTCCAGGAGATGTTGAAACGCCTGGGATATCGAGTGAGCTGTTGTACCTCTCCCACCCAGGCGCTTGAACTATTCCACAACAATCCAGAGGATTTTGCTGCAGTTATTACTGACCAGACCATGCCGGAGATGACCGGATCGGCAATGGCTCAACAGATGCTGAAACTGCGACCGCAACTACCCGTGATTCTCTGTACGGGGTACAGCAACCTCATTGATGCAGACGAGGCAAAAAAGATAGGTATACAGAAATTTTTAATGAAACCTTTCTCCCGAAAACAGCTGGGCTCGGTGCTCAAGGAAGTTCTACTTCAGTAA